CAGCGCCTCGGCGCGCGCGGCCAGCGGCTTCCACCAGCGCGCGCCCAGACCCTGGCGCTCGGCGGCCGACAGCGCCACCGATTCGAGCACCGTCATGTCGCCAAACAACTGGTTGATCTGGAAGGTGCGCACCAGGCCGCGTCGGCAGCGCGCCCACTGGGCCATGGCGCTCACGTCCTCGCCCAGCAGCGTCACGCGGCCTTCGGTCGGCGTGAGGTAGCCGGTCAGCAGGTTGATCAAGGTGGTCTTGCCCGCGCCGTTGGGCCCGATCAAGGCGTGGCGTGCGCCGGCCTGCACGCTCAAGTTCACGTGGTCGGTGGCGACGAAACCGCCAAATCGGCACACCAGATCGTGGGTCTGCAATACCGTGGTGCTCATGGCGCGAGCTCCTGGCCGCGCTGGCGCGCGCGCTCGCGCCGCCGCTCGAGCCACTGCGCGGCCGTGCCCAGGATGCCGCCGCGCGCGAACATCACCAGCAACACCAGCGCCAGGCCGAGCCAGAACTGCCAGTACTGCGGGTTGATGTCCGAGAGCAGGTGCTTGGCGACGATGAAGACGATGGCGCCGATCAGGCCGCCGTACAGGCGCCCGGTGCCGCCCAGGATCAGGATCAGGAGCAGGTCGGCCGAATTCTCGAAGCCCAGCACCGACAGCGAGACGAACTGGTTGGTCTGCGCGAGCACCGCGCCGGCCACGCCCGCATAGGCCGCGCCCAGCGTGTAGACGGCCACCAGGCGGCGATGCACCGGCACCCCGAGCGCCGGCATGCGCTGCGCGTTCATCTGGATGCCGCGCAGGCTCTGGCCAAAGGGGGAATGCACGATGCGCCGCGCCAGCCAGAACAGCAGGAACAGCACCGCTACCGCATAGAGGTAGCCCACGCGGCCATACATGTCGAACTCGAACAGGCCGAGGATGGGCTTGATCTCCAGGCCCGGAATGCCGTCCACGCCGCCGGTGATGCGGGTGAACTTGTTGGCCAGTTCATAGAGCATGAGCGCCACGCCCAGCGTGACCATGAGCCGCGCCAGATCGCTGCCGCGCAGCACCAGAAAGCTGCTGAGAAACCCCAGCACCGCGGCAAACAGCGCGGCCAGCAGCAGCCCGGTGAGCGGATCGCCCATGCCTCTGAGTCCCAGCAGGCCGACGGTGTAGGCGCCAACCCCGAAGAAGGCCGCGTGGCCCAGCGAGATGATGCCGGCGTAGCCGAAGATCAGGTCCAGCGAGAGCGCGAACAGGCCGGTGATCGCGATCTGGCTGAGCAGCAGGTAGTTGCCGGGAAACAGGAAGTAGGCCAGCACCGGCAGGCACCAGAACAGGTATTCCAGCGCATGCCAGCGGGCCGAGCGGCGCTGGCGCTGCAGCGTCTCGTGCAGCGCCGCGGGCGGGGCGTGCGCGGCCTTGCGGGGCACGGAGGGTGAGTTCATGTGCGTGCCTCAGTGGTGGGGACGGCCAAACAGACCTTGCGGGCGCAGGATCAGGATGAGGACCATGATGGCGTAGATGATGAAGGCGCCGATCTGCGGCACGTAGTACTTGCCCGCGACGTCGGCCACGCCCAGCAGCAGCGCCGCCCAGAGCGAGCCGAGGA
The DNA window shown above is from Comamonas sp. NLF-1-9 and carries:
- a CDS encoding branched-chain amino acid ABC transporter permease, with amino-acid sequence MNSPSVPRKAAHAPPAALHETLQRQRRSARWHALEYLFWCLPVLAYFLFPGNYLLLSQIAITGLFALSLDLIFGYAGIISLGHAAFFGVGAYTVGLLGLRGMGDPLTGLLLAALFAAVLGFLSSFLVLRGSDLARLMVTLGVALMLYELANKFTRITGGVDGIPGLEIKPILGLFEFDMYGRVGYLYAVAVLFLLFWLARRIVHSPFGQSLRGIQMNAQRMPALGVPVHRRLVAVYTLGAAYAGVAGAVLAQTNQFVSLSVLGFENSADLLLILILGGTGRLYGGLIGAIVFIVAKHLLSDINPQYWQFWLGLALVLLVMFARGGILGTAAQWLERRRERARQRGQELAP
- a CDS encoding ABC transporter ATP-binding protein, with amino-acid sequence MSTTVLQTHDLVCRFGGFVATDHVNLSVQAGARHALIGPNGAGKTTLINLLTGYLTPTEGRVTLLGEDVSAMAQWARCRRGLVRTFQINQLFGDMTVLESVALSAAERQGLGARWWKPLAARAEALDEAAAILQRLGLLADAYALTRNLAYGRQRLIEIALALAQRPKVLLLDEPAAGVPTSESRELFEVIAQLPREVTILLIEHDMDLVFRFAERISVLVSGSLLLEDTPEVIASHPRVREVYLGEAHA